The Palaeococcus ferrophilus DSM 13482 genome includes a window with the following:
- a CDS encoding HEAT repeat domain-containing protein, with protein sequence MMLMPWVPVFLLTRTTFIIDKEALREDVKRWRMADLMELISESKNVLEILHDFLKDEPLVRKNTLYLLKELVEKGIIGKGEIEEFLDEIIKASKDRDERVALQAVELLNVILENVDLDENDYDRVSHALMDVLSSGRAIISEYAAEGLGVLGSKVLAIARKVVGWLFSLIAGSDKHEVQGAAITALTEMASKSSHGSIVSEIFAGMADLLESDDSYVRERAMLSLNRIATRRDALSERVIKRVLPKVKAVLNDDRLSQKASLLLARLEASDETVPVEESVRKALVGAEKYSVEDIEKLFEQEKHEIVAEMARTNPEALARVMELLRSEEKSLKLDALWVLSRVVDHLTPDKAYSVLPTLGELLRSRNAWTRTTVAKTLAEMFVLYPGTSKFILSLIDTLLNSNDPNDLRAGLEVLAEINKRLPDNSLFRAGIILLAPRLLEPAIRKVILSFLAEQAEHIPMLDAETLEYLGAYASKAYSMASPDEREVLLILLDLLHTLKSGGEMHEP encoded by the coding sequence GTGATGCTAATGCCGTGGGTGCCCGTCTTTCTTCTCACCCGAACGACGTTTATAATTGACAAGGAGGCCCTCCGGGAGGATGTAAAGCGCTGGAGGATGGCCGATTTAATGGAGCTAATATCCGAATCCAAGAACGTTCTGGAGATTCTCCACGACTTCCTTAAGGATGAACCCCTAGTGCGGAAAAACACCCTGTATCTTCTGAAAGAGCTCGTGGAGAAGGGCATTATCGGAAAGGGGGAAATAGAGGAATTCCTCGATGAGATTATAAAAGCCTCTAAGGATAGGGACGAGAGGGTGGCCCTTCAGGCCGTGGAACTTCTGAATGTAATTCTGGAGAACGTTGATCTGGACGAGAATGACTACGACCGCGTTAGTCATGCTCTCATGGACGTCCTGAGCTCGGGAAGGGCAATAATAAGCGAGTACGCGGCAGAGGGGCTTGGAGTTCTGGGTTCGAAGGTACTGGCAATAGCGCGCAAGGTCGTGGGCTGGCTATTCTCCCTCATCGCAGGTTCCGATAAGCATGAGGTTCAGGGTGCGGCCATTACCGCTCTCACAGAGATGGCATCGAAGAGCTCCCATGGCTCCATAGTGTCCGAGATTTTCGCGGGAATGGCCGACCTCCTCGAGAGCGACGACAGCTACGTCCGGGAGAGGGCTATGCTCTCCCTCAACAGGATAGCAACTAGGAGGGACGCCCTGTCCGAGAGGGTCATAAAGAGAGTCCTTCCCAAGGTCAAGGCCGTGCTGAACGACGACAGACTTTCCCAGAAGGCCTCTCTTCTCCTGGCCCGCCTTGAGGCCTCGGACGAGACGGTGCCGGTGGAGGAGAGCGTGAGGAAAGCTCTCGTAGGGGCGGAGAAGTACTCGGTGGAGGACATCGAGAAACTTTTCGAGCAGGAAAAACACGAGATTGTGGCCGAAATGGCTAGAACGAATCCCGAGGCCCTTGCGAGGGTTATGGAACTCCTGAGGTCTGAAGAAAAAAGCCTCAAACTTGACGCCCTCTGGGTTCTGAGCAGGGTGGTTGACCACCTCACCCCCGATAAAGCCTACTCCGTCCTGCCAACGCTTGGCGAGCTCCTGAGGAGCAGAAACGCGTGGACGAGGACAACGGTTGCGAAGACCCTTGCCGAGATGTTCGTACTCTACCCTGGAACCTCCAAGTTCATACTCTCCCTCATTGATACCCTGTTAAACTCGAACGACCCAAACGACCTCAGGGCAGGCCTCGAAGTGCTGGCTGAGATAAACAAACGCCTCCCGGATAACAGCCTCTTCAGGGCGGGGATTATCCTCCTGGCCCCCAGACTCCTCGAACCGGCGATAAGGAAGGTCATACTTTCGTTCCTCGCGGAACAGGCGGAACACATACCCATGCTCGATGCCGAGACCCTCGAATACCTCGGGGCCTACGCCTCCAAAGCCTACTCCATGGCCTCTCCCGATGAGAGAGAGGTACTGTTAATCCTTCTCGACCTGCTCCATACTCTGAAATCCGGAGGAGAGATGCATGAGCCATGA
- the rd gene encoding rubredoxin → MAKWKCIVCGYIYDEDAGDEDSGVAPGTKFEDLPDDWVCPLCGAPKDMFEKIE, encoded by the coding sequence ATGGCCAAGTGGAAATGCATAGTCTGTGGCTACATCTACGATGAGGACGCGGGGGACGAGGACAGCGGAGTCGCCCCTGGAACCAAGTTTGAGGACCTTCCGGATGACTGGGTCTGCCCGCTCTGCGGTGCTCCCAAGGACATGTTTGAAAAAATTGAGTGA
- a CDS encoding helix-turn-helix domain-containing protein — translation MEEMVFKVLKDAGRPLKSAEIAELAGLDKKEVDKAIRKLKKEGKVISPKRCYYAPAE, via the coding sequence ATGGAGGAGATGGTGTTTAAAGTCCTCAAGGATGCCGGAAGGCCTCTCAAATCTGCGGAGATAGCGGAGCTGGCGGGTCTCGATAAAAAAGAGGTTGACAAGGCCATAAGGAAGCTCAAGAAAGAGGGCAAGGTAATCTCCCCGAAACGCTGCTACTACGCTCCCGCCGAGTGA
- a CDS encoding rubrerythrin family protein, with protein MGVKRAMTRKFLEDAFAGESMAHMRYLIFAEKAEKEGFHNIAKLFRAIAHAEFVHAKNHFIALGKLGKTPENLQMGIEGETFEVEEMYPVYNNAADFQGEKDAVRTTRYALEAEKIHAELYKKAKETAESGKDIEIERVYICPVCGYTAVDEAPEYCPVCGAPRDKFVVFE; from the coding sequence ATGGGTGTTAAGAGGGCAATGACAAGGAAGTTTCTGGAGGATGCCTTTGCTGGGGAGAGTATGGCCCATATGAGGTACCTCATCTTCGCTGAGAAGGCTGAGAAAGAAGGATTCCACAACATAGCCAAACTATTCAGGGCTATAGCGCACGCCGAGTTTGTCCATGCCAAGAACCACTTCATAGCCCTCGGCAAGCTTGGTAAGACTCCAGAGAACCTGCAGATGGGGATAGAGGGCGAGACCTTCGAGGTCGAGGAGATGTACCCGGTTTACAACAACGCCGCCGACTTCCAGGGTGAGAAGGACGCGGTTAGGACGACCCGCTACGCCCTTGAGGCAGAGAAGATACACGCCGAGCTCTACAAGAAGGCCAAGGAGACAGCGGAGAGCGGAAAGGACATAGAGATAGAGAGGGTGTACATCTGCCCAGTCTGCGGGTACACCGCGGTGGATGAAGCCCCGGAGTACTGTCCTGTCTGCGGTGCCCCAAGGGACAAGTTCGTGGTGTTCGAGTGA
- a CDS encoding VIT1/CCC1 transporter family protein, whose translation MRAVELAEKFYEDEYQDSVLYARLAKGEKDETLKREFLRLSKIESKHASFWHEFLTKRNASPPRVKVGRLRVLSIRVLRKLLGPGAVASLLEMGENSAVEKYFEFLTNFELEEAERRALSEVILDELEHEHFFAETKRRFHTENIRDFVLGMNDGLVELLGAVTGLSAVYVSTPRIVGISGLIVGVAGALSMAIGAFISVRSQRQVNESVRKRMEVLFKVSPERARGELLARLRESGMPEEIAGEVAGKLSSNHEALLKLLTGEDGNENEVRSAVYTGLAYILGVAFPVLPYFLASSSLVALPFSILLAGTALAIVATLISVLSGISIRTKVVEMVTTGLGAAFLSYLFGRLMEGLFHISAL comes from the coding sequence ATGAGGGCGGTTGAACTAGCAGAGAAATTCTATGAGGATGAATACCAGGATTCAGTCCTCTACGCGAGGCTGGCAAAGGGAGAGAAGGATGAGACACTCAAGAGGGAGTTTCTAAGGCTGTCAAAAATAGAATCAAAGCACGCGAGCTTCTGGCACGAGTTCCTCACAAAACGCAACGCCTCCCCTCCAAGGGTGAAGGTCGGAAGGCTGAGGGTTCTCTCGATAAGGGTCCTGAGGAAACTCCTCGGGCCGGGGGCAGTTGCCTCGCTCCTCGAGATGGGGGAGAACTCGGCCGTTGAGAAGTACTTCGAGTTCCTCACGAACTTTGAGTTGGAGGAAGCGGAGAGGAGGGCCCTTTCGGAGGTCATACTCGACGAGCTCGAGCACGAGCACTTCTTCGCCGAAACAAAGAGGCGGTTCCACACGGAGAACATAAGGGACTTTGTTCTTGGAATGAACGACGGTCTCGTTGAGCTTTTGGGTGCGGTAACCGGGCTCTCCGCCGTCTACGTTAGCACCCCCAGGATAGTGGGGATAAGCGGCCTCATAGTTGGAGTTGCGGGGGCCCTCTCTATGGCCATAGGGGCCTTCATCTCGGTGCGCTCCCAGAGGCAGGTTAACGAGAGCGTGAGGAAGCGCATGGAGGTTCTCTTCAAGGTCTCGCCCGAGAGGGCCAGGGGGGAGCTGCTCGCAAGGCTCCGCGAGAGCGGGATGCCCGAGGAAATAGCCGGCGAAGTGGCGGGGAAGCTGTCATCGAACCACGAGGCCCTTTTGAAGCTCCTCACCGGCGAAGATGGGAACGAGAACGAGGTTCGCTCGGCAGTGTACACCGGTCTGGCATACATTCTGGGGGTGGCGTTTCCCGTGCTACCGTACTTCTTAGCCTCATCCTCCCTAGTGGCGCTTCCATTCTCTATACTCCTTGCGGGAACGGCTCTGGCCATCGTGGCGACGCTCATATCGGTGCTCTCAGGGATTTCGATAAGAACGAAGGTGGTGGAGATGGTCACGACTGGCCTCGGGGCGGCCTTCCTGAGCTACCTATTCGGCAGGCTGATGGAGGGGTTATTCCACATATCTGCCCTCTGA
- a CDS encoding nascent polypeptide-associated complex protein: MFPMKGMNPKQMQRMMRQLGIKMDELEGVKEVVIRFENKEIIIANPQVTVITAMGEKSYQIVGKEEVRGILNLSEEDIKLVMEQAGVDYETAKKALEETGGDLAEAIIRLQS; the protein is encoded by the coding sequence ATGTTCCCGATGAAAGGAATGAACCCCAAGCAGATGCAGAGGATGATGCGCCAGCTCGGGATAAAGATGGATGAGCTCGAGGGCGTCAAAGAGGTCGTGATAAGGTTCGAGAACAAGGAGATAATCATTGCCAACCCGCAGGTGACGGTTATAACGGCCATGGGCGAGAAGAGCTACCAGATAGTGGGCAAGGAAGAGGTCAGGGGAATCCTCAACCTGAGCGAGGAGGACATAAAGCTCGTCATGGAGCAGGCAGGGGTGGACTACGAGACCGCAAAGAAGGCCCTCGAGGAAACGGGGGGAGACCTCGCCGAGGCCATCATCCGGCTCCAGTCCTGA
- the hisS gene encoding histidine--tRNA ligase yields MGKEIARVKGTRDLLPEDMVKRRWVFERIRDVFERYGFKEILTPTFEYTKLFQLRSGEEVVNQLYAFEDKGGRNLSLRPDLTSSVARLYVNSFQTAPKPVKWYYITNMFRYEEPQSGRLREFWQAGVELLGSGRVEADAEVIALFVESYLATGLKNFTVNIGDRVLLDEFARMLGVEDDVGLMRLIDKKDKMSEEDFIASLKEFGLNDEGVEKVLTLIEIKGRPDEVLPKAEELFTSEEAKAEIAKLYELVDLLDAYGVSDWIRIDLGIARGFDYYTSVVFEAIAPNDLGIGSIGGGGRYDNLIEVFGGRPTPATGFAIGIERLIPILEWKGLIPGLRVGSDVFVAYIGKEREVKRAVIELTQAIRKAGIKAEYDIQGRKLGKALDYANSIGAKVAVIVGKRDLSEGRVTVRDMVSGEQYAVEIGNAVEKVKALLKE; encoded by the coding sequence ATGGGAAAGGAAATAGCGAGGGTTAAGGGAACGCGCGACCTTCTTCCAGAAGACATGGTGAAGAGAAGGTGGGTCTTTGAGAGAATCAGGGACGTATTCGAGCGCTACGGCTTCAAGGAGATACTCACCCCGACTTTCGAGTATACCAAGCTCTTCCAGCTCAGGAGCGGTGAGGAAGTTGTCAACCAGCTCTACGCCTTCGAGGACAAGGGAGGAAGGAACCTCTCACTCCGTCCGGACCTGACATCTAGCGTTGCTCGTCTGTACGTCAACTCCTTCCAGACGGCCCCGAAGCCCGTGAAGTGGTACTACATCACGAACATGTTCCGCTATGAGGAGCCCCAGAGCGGCCGTTTGAGGGAGTTCTGGCAGGCAGGCGTTGAGCTCCTGGGTAGCGGTAGGGTGGAGGCGGACGCAGAGGTAATAGCGCTCTTCGTGGAGAGCTACCTCGCGACGGGTTTGAAGAACTTCACCGTCAACATCGGCGACCGCGTTCTCCTCGACGAGTTCGCAAGGATGCTCGGCGTCGAGGACGACGTTGGTTTGATGAGGCTTATAGACAAGAAGGACAAGATGAGCGAGGAGGACTTCATAGCCTCGCTCAAAGAGTTCGGACTCAACGATGAGGGCGTTGAGAAGGTTCTCACCCTGATCGAGATAAAGGGCCGCCCCGATGAAGTCCTCCCGAAGGCGGAGGAGCTCTTCACGAGCGAGGAAGCCAAGGCCGAAATAGCGAAGCTCTACGAGCTCGTTGATTTGCTCGACGCCTACGGTGTCTCCGACTGGATAAGGATAGACCTCGGCATTGCCAGGGGTTTTGACTACTACACGAGCGTGGTCTTCGAGGCCATAGCCCCCAACGACCTCGGAATAGGCTCGATAGGCGGCGGCGGGAGGTACGACAACCTCATAGAAGTCTTTGGCGGAAGGCCCACCCCTGCCACGGGCTTCGCCATAGGTATCGAGAGGCTCATCCCGATACTCGAGTGGAAGGGGCTCATTCCAGGGCTCAGGGTGGGGAGCGACGTCTTCGTGGCCTACATCGGAAAGGAACGCGAAGTGAAGAGGGCCGTTATCGAGCTCACGCAGGCCATCAGGAAGGCCGGCATAAAGGCCGAGTACGACATCCAGGGGAGAAAGCTCGGCAAAGCGCTCGACTACGCGAACTCAATCGGTGCGAAGGTTGCCGTAATCGTTGGGAAACGCGACCTGAGCGAGGGAAGGGTCACGGTGAGGGACATGGTGAGCGGAGAGCAGTATGCAGTAGAGATTGGAAATGCCGTGGAAAAGGTTAAAGCCCTGCTGAAAGAATGA
- a CDS encoding HEAT repeat domain-containing protein, with protein sequence MSHEEIIEALRGWHLREVVKRAEKPEVFSAILEALKKRDPVLQKNALYVIKKLALKGKLRGEAAERAVKSVMRLIHSKDESVALQAIMTLNTVLSTTELPPETYPEAMEVLMGITSSGKMLLSEYAAEGLGNIGARILTLARRILSWVLSIVGEERNPEVKAVAMEVLSTIVERTENPQILEEGLNTALKLLDEEDSRIRNIALDIVDKALRREGMLSREALQNASDALDRAGQASLKERADELLTRETKVEMEPVEVEEHSVETIKRMFEMEKHPYVLELARRDYEVLRLVMRIFLSEDLMTRLDALWVLSNAASYVKLDDALKLVPVLEEMGQSDNPWIRSTSIKVFGTLAIKYPSIMERAVNFVLSGLDSGEPSRARGALELFDFLTSRVENLGLMRTVVEKVLPLLENDALREAVVEFLRKHEDRIEGLDPELKKRVALALSRAALKEKLRTGAG encoded by the coding sequence ATGAGCCATGAGGAGATTATCGAAGCCCTGAGGGGCTGGCACCTGAGGGAGGTCGTGAAGCGGGCCGAGAAGCCAGAGGTATTCTCGGCTATACTGGAGGCGTTGAAAAAGCGGGACCCGGTGCTTCAAAAAAACGCTCTCTACGTTATAAAAAAGCTCGCACTGAAGGGAAAACTCCGGGGAGAGGCCGCAGAGAGGGCCGTAAAAAGCGTGATGCGCCTAATCCACTCCAAGGATGAGAGCGTGGCTCTCCAGGCGATCATGACGCTCAACACGGTACTCTCCACCACGGAACTCCCGCCAGAGACCTACCCCGAGGCGATGGAGGTTTTGATGGGCATAACCTCCTCGGGGAAGATGCTCCTCAGTGAGTACGCCGCCGAGGGGCTCGGGAACATCGGCGCGCGAATTTTAACTCTCGCACGCAGAATACTCTCGTGGGTTCTCTCCATCGTTGGGGAGGAACGGAACCCCGAGGTGAAAGCTGTGGCAATGGAGGTTCTCTCCACTATCGTGGAAAGGACGGAGAACCCGCAGATACTTGAGGAGGGTCTCAACACTGCCCTGAAACTCCTGGACGAGGAGGATTCACGCATCAGAAACATTGCCCTGGATATCGTAGACAAAGCCCTTCGGAGGGAGGGAATGCTCTCGAGGGAGGCACTCCAAAACGCTTCCGATGCCCTCGATCGTGCGGGCCAGGCTTCCCTGAAGGAGCGCGCGGATGAGCTCCTCACGAGGGAGACGAAGGTGGAAATGGAGCCCGTTGAGGTGGAGGAGCACTCGGTTGAGACCATAAAGCGCATGTTCGAGATGGAGAAGCACCCCTACGTGCTGGAGCTGGCGAGAAGGGACTATGAGGTGTTAAGGCTCGTGATGAGGATATTCCTCTCCGAAGACCTCATGACCAGGCTGGATGCCCTCTGGGTGCTTTCAAACGCGGCATCTTACGTAAAGCTCGACGATGCGCTGAAGCTCGTCCCCGTGCTTGAGGAGATGGGCCAGAGCGACAACCCGTGGATACGCTCAACCTCGATCAAGGTCTTCGGGACGCTCGCCATCAAGTACCCCTCGATAATGGAGAGGGCGGTTAACTTCGTGCTCTCGGGTCTCGACTCGGGGGAACCTTCGAGGGCCAGGGGGGCTCTTGAGCTCTTCGACTTCCTGACCTCGCGGGTTGAGAACCTCGGCCTTATGAGGACGGTGGTGGAGAAGGTCCTCCCCCTCCTGGAGAACGACGCCCTTAGGGAGGCGGTTGTGGAGTTCCTTAGAAAGCACGAAGATAGGATAGAGGGGCTCGATCCCGAACTAAAAAAGAGGGTTGCGCTCGCCCTTTCGAGGGCGGCCCTGAAGGAAAAGCTCAGGACTGGAGCCGGATGA
- a CDS encoding endonuclease/exonuclease/phosphatase family protein → MGSGVELRVCTFNLHGKQENDDVRFLRIVDMLPGFKPDLCALQEAIEDGERNMAEGLAELLEEKKGEKYQGHPVGTDLFYGEYPEGVAVLSRHPFINRWAVDLTEVPVPPLLPRRAAVVKVAIKGKPLIFASVHLDHHENLHLPLGS, encoded by the coding sequence ATGGGTTCCGGTGTGGAGCTTCGCGTCTGCACCTTCAACCTGCACGGAAAGCAGGAGAACGACGATGTTAGGTTCCTTCGCATAGTGGATATGCTCCCGGGGTTCAAGCCCGACCTCTGCGCCCTCCAGGAGGCGATAGAGGACGGTGAAAGAAACATGGCGGAGGGACTCGCGGAACTGCTCGAAGAGAAAAAGGGGGAGAAATACCAGGGTCACCCCGTCGGGACAGACCTTTTCTACGGGGAATACCCCGAGGGAGTTGCAGTTCTCTCAAGGCACCCCTTCATAAACAGATGGGCGGTGGACTTGACCGAGGTTCCCGTGCCCCCGCTCCTCCCGAGGAGGGCCGCGGTTGTAAAGGTCGCGATAAAAGGAAAACCACTCATTTTCGCCTCCGTCCACCTCGACCATCACGAGAACCTTCACCTGCCCTTGGGCTCTTGA
- a CDS encoding class II SORL domain-containing protein: protein MISGTIKSGDWKGEKHVPVIEYEKEGDLVKVEVSVGKEIPHPNTPEHHIAWIELYFHPEDGAFPIMVGRVAFTNHTDPLTEPKAVFFFRTAKKGKLYALSYCNIHGLWENEVALE, encoded by the coding sequence ATGATAAGCGGAACCATAAAGAGCGGAGACTGGAAGGGGGAGAAGCACGTTCCCGTTATAGAGTACGAGAAGGAGGGCGACCTCGTCAAGGTCGAGGTCAGCGTCGGCAAGGAGATTCCCCATCCGAACACCCCGGAGCACCACATAGCCTGGATCGAGCTCTACTTCCATCCCGAGGACGGGGCCTTCCCCATAATGGTCGGCAGGGTCGCCTTTACCAACCACACCGACCCGCTCACCGAACCGAAGGCGGTCTTCTTCTTCAGGACGGCCAAGAAGGGCAAGCTCTACGCGCTCAGCTACTGTAACATCCACGGTCTCTGGGAGAACGAGGTCGCGCTTGAGTGA
- a CDS encoding peroxiredoxin, with amino-acid sequence MGLLEVRVRDEEGNELTLGEVISGRWTVLYVYPKDNTPGCTTEAKEFTELLPEFERLGFQVIGVSRDSVKSHHNFKERHGLRVKLLSDPNAELIKALGAWGRKKRYGREYEGVIRSTFIISPEGEIVWKKLNVRAKGHAARVLEEAKRVVET; translated from the coding sequence ATGGGGCTCCTCGAGGTAAGGGTTCGGGATGAGGAGGGCAACGAGCTCACACTGGGGGAGGTTATCTCAGGGAGATGGACGGTTCTCTACGTCTACCCAAAGGACAACACGCCCGGCTGCACGACGGAGGCGAAGGAGTTCACGGAGCTCCTCCCCGAGTTCGAGAGGCTCGGCTTTCAGGTTATTGGGGTTTCCAGGGACTCCGTGAAGAGCCACCACAACTTTAAGGAGAGGCATGGACTCAGGGTAAAGCTCCTCAGTGACCCCAATGCGGAGCTTATCAAAGCACTTGGGGCTTGGGGCAGGAAGAAGCGTTACGGCAGGGAGTACGAGGGAGTTATAAGGAGCACATTCATCATCAGCCCCGAAGGTGAAATCGTCTGGAAGAAGCTCAACGTCAGGGCGAAGGGGCACGCGGCTAGGGTTCTTGAGGAAGCGAAACGCGTGGTGGAAACTTAG
- the rbcL gene encoding type III ribulose-bisphosphate carboxylase, whose product MPEKFDKIYDYYVDKSYEPNWKRDVVAVFRVTPAKGYTIEQAAGAVAAESSTGTWTTLYGWYEQERWADMSAKAYHFTDMGDGSWIVRVAYPEHIFEEGNMPGFLASVAGNIFGMKRVEWLRLEDLYLPEKFLRDYPGPAFGIEGVRKKLEIYDRPLYGVVPKPKIGYSPEELYKLALDLYLGGADYLKDDENLTGPWYNRFEKRVEVVTKAMEKAEAETGEKKTWFANITAPILEMEQRLEILADYGVPHAMIDIVVLGWGVLDYIRDLAEDYGIALHAHRAMHAAFDRNPMHGMSMFVLAKLARVIGVDQLHVGTAGAGKLEGSRWDVIQYKRVITESHYVPDENDVFHLEQKFYHMKPVFPTSSGGLHPGNIQPVIEALGKDIVLQLGGGTMGHPDGPAAGARAVRQAIDAIMQGIPLDEYAKTHKELARALEKWGHVTPV is encoded by the coding sequence ATGCCCGAAAAGTTTGACAAGATATACGACTACTATGTTGACAAGTCCTACGAGCCGAACTGGAAGAGAGACGTCGTGGCCGTTTTTAGAGTTACTCCCGCGAAGGGCTACACCATCGAGCAGGCTGCTGGAGCGGTTGCTGCGGAGAGCTCTACCGGAACCTGGACGACCCTTTATGGGTGGTACGAGCAGGAGAGATGGGCCGACATGTCCGCCAAGGCCTACCACTTCACAGACATGGGCGACGGCAGCTGGATTGTAAGGGTGGCCTATCCCGAGCACATCTTTGAGGAGGGCAACATGCCCGGCTTTTTAGCGAGCGTCGCGGGCAACATCTTCGGGATGAAGCGCGTCGAGTGGCTCCGCCTTGAGGATCTCTATCTCCCGGAGAAGTTCCTCAGGGATTACCCCGGCCCGGCCTTCGGTATCGAGGGCGTCAGGAAGAAGCTCGAAATCTACGACAGGCCGCTCTACGGTGTCGTTCCAAAGCCCAAGATAGGCTACTCCCCGGAGGAGCTCTACAAGCTGGCCCTCGACCTCTACCTTGGCGGCGCCGACTACCTCAAGGACGACGAGAACCTCACCGGCCCGTGGTACAACCGCTTCGAGAAGCGCGTTGAGGTCGTCACGAAGGCCATGGAAAAGGCCGAGGCCGAGACCGGGGAGAAGAAGACCTGGTTCGCCAACATAACCGCACCCATCCTTGAGATGGAGCAGCGGCTTGAGATTCTTGCAGATTACGGCGTCCCCCATGCGATGATTGACATAGTGGTGCTCGGCTGGGGCGTCCTCGACTACATAAGGGACCTCGCTGAGGACTACGGCATAGCCCTCCACGCCCACAGGGCCATGCACGCCGCCTTCGACAGGAACCCGATGCACGGCATGTCTATGTTCGTCCTAGCCAAGCTCGCGAGGGTCATCGGTGTTGACCAGCTCCACGTTGGGACGGCTGGAGCGGGCAAACTTGAGGGAAGCAGGTGGGACGTTATACAGTACAAGCGCGTCATCACCGAGAGCCACTACGTGCCGGACGAGAACGACGTATTCCACCTCGAGCAGAAGTTCTATCACATGAAGCCGGTCTTTCCGACGAGCTCAGGTGGACTCCACCCAGGAAACATCCAGCCCGTCATAGAGGCCCTCGGAAAGGACATCGTTTTACAGCTCGGCGGCGGAACCATGGGTCACCCGGACGGGCCGGCGGCCGGTGCAAGGGCCGTGAGGCAGGCAATCGATGCCATAATGCAGGGAATTCCGCTCGACGAGTACGCGAAGACCCACAAGGAGCTCGCCAGAGCATTGGAGAAGTGGGGTCACGTCACCCCGGTTTGA
- the hflX gene encoding GTPase HflX: MRAVGVIRIDPRERVRKKEFEELLTSAGYEVITIIEQNREEHPRYNIGKGKLEELKTLVEELRPDRVIFANRLTPSQAYNLWKELRVEVMDKWQLVLEIFEKRAHSKEAKLQVELAQLQYEIPLVKEAIRRIRLGDRAGFKGMGEYQTQQYLKHVRYRMGKIRKELERVKADREVKRKRREEAGFILFALAGYTNAGKSTLLNALAREEVEAKAQMFTTLDTTTRSFRVGHKKVLVTDTVGFIDNLPPFIVEAFHSTLEEIVKADVILLVLDVSEPWSEIKRKFLASLRVLRELRAMDRPIIVVLNKIDLTTPEDVEDKRAALLALAEGRMAPFEVVAVSAREGELGELFNALERVIVTLPKFRVFDIIADAEDVPRVLSIVREIGDVLDVRYGQKTVIRARIQVGMIKELTRMGVEIRAPGEGPQS, from the coding sequence ATGAGAGCGGTAGGAGTCATAAGGATAGACCCCCGTGAGAGGGTCCGGAAGAAGGAGTTTGAGGAGCTCCTTACCAGCGCAGGCTACGAGGTTATTACAATAATAGAACAGAACCGCGAGGAGCACCCGCGCTACAACATAGGCAAGGGTAAGCTCGAGGAACTCAAAACCCTTGTTGAGGAGCTCAGGCCGGACAGGGTTATCTTCGCCAACCGCCTAACTCCCAGTCAGGCCTACAACCTATGGAAGGAGCTCAGGGTAGAGGTTATGGACAAGTGGCAGCTGGTCCTTGAGATATTCGAGAAGCGCGCCCACTCAAAGGAGGCCAAGCTCCAGGTCGAGCTCGCCCAGCTCCAGTATGAGATTCCACTCGTTAAGGAGGCCATCCGGAGGATAAGGCTCGGAGACAGGGCCGGCTTCAAGGGTATGGGCGAGTACCAGACACAGCAGTACCTCAAACACGTCCGCTACAGGATGGGGAAGATAAGAAAAGAGCTGGAGAGAGTCAAAGCCGACCGCGAGGTCAAGAGGAAGCGCAGGGAGGAAGCGGGCTTTATCTTGTTCGCCCTGGCCGGCTACACTAACGCCGGCAAGAGCACCCTCCTAAACGCCCTCGCCAGGGAGGAGGTAGAGGCGAAGGCGCAGATGTTCACCACGCTCGATACCACCACCAGGAGCTTTCGCGTTGGGCACAAGAAGGTTCTCGTGACCGATACTGTGGGGTTCATAGACAACCTGCCCCCCTTCATAGTCGAGGCCTTCCACTCGACGCTCGAGGAGATAGTGAAGGCCGACGTGATACTACTCGTCCTCGACGTCAGTGAGCCGTGGAGTGAAATAAAGAGAAAGTTCCTGGCATCACTCAGGGTTCTAAGAGAACTAAGGGCCATGGACAGGCCGATAATCGTGGTGCTCAACAAGATTGACCTCACAACACCCGAGGACGTGGAGGACAAGAGGGCGGCACTTCTGGCGCTGGCTGAGGGGAGAATGGCACCCTTTGAGGTAGTGGCAGTCTCCGCAAGGGAGGGGGAGCTTGGGGAGCTCTTCAACGCCCTGGAGAGGGTTATAGTCACACTCCCGAAGTTCCGGGTTTTTGATATAATCGCCGACGCGGAGGACGTTCCGAGGGTTCTCTCCATCGTACGGGAAATCGGGGACGTGCTTGATGTAAGGTACGGCCAGAAAACTGTGATAAGGGCGAGGATCCAGGTGGGCATGATAAAGGAACTGACGAGGATGGGCGTAGAAATTAGAGCCCCGGGAGAAGGCCCGCAATCTTGA